In the Pedosphaera parvula Ellin514 genome, one interval contains:
- a CDS encoding response regulator, with translation MHNGGSFTVLLVEDDLNDIFLVKRAFKRAHIPNPLQIVTDGEEAIHYLRGDGKYADRNHFPLPCLIVMDIKMPRKTGFEVLEWIKHDAFMKRLPVVIVSSSDQPGDVDKAYEMGANAYMIKPVDFKAVEGLFTSITHYWGLECAKPQLEPAPV, from the coding sequence ATGCATAATGGTGGTTCATTCACAGTCCTGTTGGTTGAGGATGATCTTAATGATATTTTCCTCGTTAAACGGGCATTCAAGAGAGCTCATATTCCAAATCCATTGCAAATCGTGACGGATGGAGAGGAGGCGATTCATTATTTGCGGGGAGATGGCAAGTATGCGGATCGCAATCACTTCCCGCTGCCTTGCCTTATTGTGATGGACATCAAGATGCCCCGTAAAACCGGTTTTGAGGTGCTGGAATGGATCAAACATGATGCCTTTATGAAACGACTTCCGGTGGTAATCGTTTCCTCTTCAGACCAGCCGGGTGATGTGGATAAGGCGTATGAGATGGGTGCGAATGCCTATATGATTAAGCCTGTGGATTTTAAGGCTGTGGAAGGGCTGTTTACTTCAATCACCCACTACTGGGGCCTGGAATGTGCCAAGCCACAGCTTGAGCCGGCTCCAGTTTAA
- the kdsA gene encoding 3-deoxy-8-phosphooctulonate synthase — MNSPSRLSLIAGPCAIENEKLCLRIAASLKKTCDKLGINYIFKASYDKANRTSNQSFRGLGLENGLQILARVRTDIGVPVLTDVHTEQQVAAAAEVVDALQIPAFLCRQTDLIAAAAKTGKIVNVKKGQFLSPQEMGNVVKKAEAAGTKKICVTERGTTFGYNNLVADMRSIPIMSRFGYPVIFDATHSVQLPGGGGDKSSGQREFAPVLARCALIAGANGVFIETHPDPEHALSDGPNMIPLAEMPRLLANLVKVHTLAREAK; from the coding sequence TTGAACTCGCCAAGCCGCCTGAGCCTCATTGCCGGGCCTTGCGCGATTGAGAATGAAAAGCTCTGCCTGCGCATCGCCGCATCCCTTAAAAAGACCTGCGATAAACTCGGCATTAATTATATTTTCAAGGCCAGTTACGACAAGGCCAACCGCACCTCCAATCAATCCTTTCGTGGTCTCGGCCTCGAAAATGGACTCCAAATCCTCGCTCGCGTACGAACTGATATTGGCGTCCCGGTTCTGACCGACGTTCACACCGAACAACAAGTCGCCGCCGCGGCTGAGGTCGTGGATGCCTTGCAGATTCCTGCCTTCCTTTGCCGTCAGACCGACCTCATCGCTGCTGCCGCGAAAACCGGCAAAATCGTGAACGTCAAGAAAGGTCAGTTCCTTTCTCCTCAGGAAATGGGCAATGTCGTCAAAAAGGCGGAAGCTGCTGGAACCAAAAAGATTTGCGTCACCGAACGCGGCACCACGTTTGGTTATAACAACCTAGTGGCCGACATGCGTTCCATCCCGATCATGAGCAGGTTCGGCTACCCTGTCATTTTCGACGCCACCCACTCCGTCCAACTCCCCGGCGGCGGCGGTGACAAATCCAGCGGCCAACGTGAATTTGCTCCTGTGCTCGCCCGCTGCGCTCTTATCGCCGGTGCCAATGGCGTCTTCATCGAAACGCATCCTGATCCAGAGCACGCTCTCAGCGATGGTCCGAACATGATTCCGCTTGCCGAAATGCCGAGGCTCCTGGCCAATCTTGTCAAAGTTCACACCCTGGCCCGCGAAGCGAAATGA
- a CDS encoding KdsC family phosphatase produces MSTPVTEALVHKLKKVKLFVCDVDGILTDGSVYIGQSQETKRFDIRDGLGIVTLRKLGFKVGWISNRPSTATTLRAEELKIDFLVQNKGGKVAEVEIILAATGLTWEEVSYMGDDIVDLGVLKRAGFAACVPEGVAEAKAAAHYITKATGGNGAVREVIELILKAQGHWDRLIADYSA; encoded by the coding sequence ATGAGTACTCCTGTCACCGAAGCTCTTGTCCACAAGCTCAAGAAGGTCAAACTCTTCGTTTGCGATGTCGATGGCATCCTGACCGATGGCTCTGTTTACATCGGCCAATCCCAGGAGACGAAAAGGTTCGATATCCGCGATGGCTTGGGCATCGTCACTCTTCGCAAGCTGGGTTTCAAAGTCGGCTGGATCTCAAACCGCCCTTCGACTGCCACCACCTTGCGTGCTGAAGAGCTCAAAATCGATTTTCTGGTTCAGAATAAGGGTGGTAAAGTGGCTGAAGTCGAGATCATCCTCGCCGCCACCGGCCTGACTTGGGAGGAAGTCTCGTATATGGGTGATGATATCGTTGACTTGGGAGTGTTGAAGCGCGCTGGTTTCGCCGCTTGCGTTCCCGAAGGCGTGGCCGAGGCTAAAGCAGCCGCTCATTACATTACCAAAGCCACGGGAGGAAACGGCGCCGTTCGGGAAGTCATTGAACTTATCCTGAAGGCGCAGGGCCATTGGGATCGTTTGATTGCCGATTATTCAGCTTGA
- a CDS encoding LptA/OstA family protein has protein sequence MILNFLKKWVLLIPMALIGLALSMIMLAHGQPSAQRLVARDLKYPEHYDAPNKGQMRSLTTFKEAVPQSGGLLLGTGMKIESFRTNGEPETIIEAPDCTFNTITKSAYSPGPIQIRTADGKMHIDGIGFIWNTATNKGATLGLTISNKVHTILNKDLMKETNAVSTTARTNTAAATTNDFLHVYSDHMVFDRLINLITYTGNVRVEDVQLDLLCDVMTVQLKSGTNGGVDKIVADRNVVIINKSQGGRTTGDQAVYTTREGRQVVELTGNPHWQEGPREGIANLFVFERLPNNMGNLLHAIGDASLKMPSSAIGKSGLFLSQSTSETNAPAATNHFVEMYADSMTFLQPLKGPVQTITADKNVFIVDRERKSQATGGHAFYDSNTGLLELTENALWQAGQHLFKGSLLTFNQKENTFAARTNAYMKIPASALGRSTPFQTSTNSTLVTNQFIEILSKSYEAKDELLTFHDHVQAALVQGEAVLGTLECETLKVAYATNQVKGTTSSKTVYDLTSIMAEKNVYAHQLPFKNPQGRSMEKELKCDELTIQMRPATNLIQQILANQNVMSTQIDTGSNGLPVRTTLTSEVLTADFFPYTNQVETAVAERKVVITRDTKHKDLHQDVIVAYGTRGTYTGTNDLMTLTGSPLVVSPSGTLNSEPLILDRRHNKVLAPNYSLKFVVKSNAPGGQTSPTKTVAK, from the coding sequence ATGATTTTGAATTTTTTGAAAAAGTGGGTTCTCCTGATACCGATGGCTCTTATCGGCCTCGCTCTTTCCATGATCATGCTCGCCCACGGCCAACCTTCTGCCCAAAGGTTGGTTGCCCGTGATCTCAAGTATCCGGAGCATTACGATGCTCCAAATAAGGGACAGATGAGGAGTTTAACCACGTTTAAGGAGGCCGTGCCTCAGTCCGGTGGATTGCTCTTGGGCACGGGAATGAAAATCGAGTCGTTCCGCACCAACGGCGAACCTGAAACGATTATTGAAGCTCCCGATTGCACTTTCAATACAATAACCAAAAGCGCCTACTCTCCCGGTCCTATTCAAATCCGCACGGCAGATGGCAAAATGCACATCGACGGCATCGGCTTTATTTGGAATACAGCCACCAATAAAGGCGCCACGCTGGGTCTCACCATTTCCAACAAGGTGCACACCATCCTCAACAAGGATCTGATGAAGGAGACGAACGCTGTCTCCACCACAGCTCGCACTAACACCGCCGCAGCGACCACTAACGACTTCCTGCATGTGTATTCCGACCACATGGTCTTCGACCGCCTGATCAATCTAATCACCTATACCGGAAATGTTCGGGTGGAGGATGTTCAACTCGACCTTCTCTGCGACGTGATGACGGTTCAGTTGAAATCCGGAACCAACGGTGGCGTCGATAAAATCGTCGCCGATCGAAACGTGGTGATCATCAATAAATCCCAGGGTGGCAGAACTACTGGAGATCAAGCCGTCTATACGACGCGCGAAGGCCGGCAGGTCGTGGAACTGACCGGCAATCCGCATTGGCAGGAAGGGCCCCGTGAAGGCATAGCCAACCTTTTTGTCTTCGAGCGACTGCCTAACAATATGGGCAACCTGTTGCATGCCATCGGTGACGCCTCCTTGAAAATGCCTTCAAGTGCCATCGGCAAAAGCGGTTTGTTTTTAAGTCAATCCACCTCCGAGACGAACGCTCCCGCAGCTACCAATCATTTCGTTGAAATGTATGCCGATTCCATGACTTTTCTGCAACCGCTCAAAGGCCCGGTCCAGACGATCACTGCTGATAAAAACGTCTTCATTGTGGATCGCGAAAGAAAAAGCCAGGCGACTGGTGGTCACGCTTTTTACGATAGCAACACTGGCCTTTTGGAACTCACAGAAAACGCTCTTTGGCAGGCAGGCCAACACCTGTTTAAAGGCAGCCTCCTGACCTTTAACCAGAAGGAAAACACTTTCGCAGCACGAACCAATGCCTATATGAAGATCCCTGCTTCGGCACTGGGACGTTCCACCCCTTTTCAAACGTCCACAAACTCCACTCTGGTGACCAACCAGTTTATCGAAATTCTTTCAAAATCGTACGAGGCGAAGGATGAACTCCTCACCTTCCATGATCACGTCCAGGCCGCCCTGGTTCAGGGTGAGGCGGTTCTCGGCACACTGGAATGCGAAACTTTAAAGGTTGCCTATGCCACCAATCAGGTAAAGGGCACCACTTCCTCGAAAACAGTTTATGATTTAACCAGCATCATGGCCGAAAAGAACGTCTATGCCCATCAACTCCCTTTCAAAAATCCCCAGGGCCGGAGCATGGAAAAAGAACTCAAATGCGATGAACTTACGATTCAGATGAGACCTGCCACCAATCTGATCCAACAAATTCTCGCCAACCAAAACGTAATGAGTACCCAGATCGATACCGGCTCCAATGGCCTCCCGGTCCGCACCACTCTGACTTCCGAGGTTTTAACGGCAGACTTTTTCCCTTATACTAACCAGGTGGAAACCGCCGTTGCCGAGCGCAAGGTGGTCATCACTCGGGACACAAAGCACAAGGATCTGCATCAGGATGTGATTGTCGCTTACGGAACCAGGGGAACCTACACCGGAACCAATGACCTGATGACACTGACGGGAAGTCCCTTGGTTGTTTCACCCAGTGGCACCTTGAACAGCGAACCGCTGATTCTGGATCGGCGGCATAACAAGGTATTGGCGCCCAATTACAGTTTGAAATTTGTGGTCAAATCGAATGCCCCCGGCGGCCAAACTTCGCCGACCAAAACTGTCGCAAAATAG
- the lptB gene encoding LPS export ABC transporter ATP-binding protein, which produces MNKDNPQKETATTENSVLLRTDKLVKAYRGRRVVNGVSINVNAGEIVGLLGPNGAGKTTSFNMVVGIVKPDEGSVSYIDKEITRIPMHQRARLGIGYLTQEPSIFRKLTVEQNVMAILETCQMSSAERKVRLKSLLDELDMGRLAKSMAYTLSGGEKRRLEITRALVTSPKLLLLDEPFGGIDPIAVYEVQKIIRRLRDRGLGILITDHHAREMLKLVDRAYLIYKGEVIYEGEADKLANDPKAREIYLGPEFNL; this is translated from the coding sequence ATGAATAAAGACAATCCGCAAAAAGAAACTGCCACTACTGAAAATAGCGTGTTGCTGCGGACGGACAAGCTGGTCAAGGCCTATCGGGGACGCCGGGTCGTGAATGGTGTTTCCATCAATGTAAACGCGGGTGAAATTGTTGGACTTCTCGGCCCCAACGGCGCCGGCAAGACCACCTCGTTTAATATGGTCGTAGGGATAGTAAAGCCCGACGAAGGTTCCGTCAGCTATATTGATAAGGAGATCACGCGCATCCCCATGCATCAGCGTGCCCGCCTGGGCATCGGCTACTTGACCCAGGAACCTTCCATTTTCCGCAAGCTGACAGTGGAACAAAATGTCATGGCCATCCTTGAAACCTGCCAGATGAGCTCAGCTGAACGCAAAGTTCGCCTCAAATCGCTCCTGGATGAATTGGATATGGGTCGCCTCGCCAAGAGCATGGCGTACACCTTGAGCGGCGGCGAAAAGCGGCGGCTCGAAATCACCCGCGCACTCGTCACCAGCCCGAAGCTTCTCCTTTTGGACGAACCTTTTGGCGGCATTGATCCCATCGCCGTATATGAAGTTCAGAAGATTATCCGCCGGCTTCGCGACCGGGGTCTGGGAATTTTGATAACGGATCATCACGCTCGCGAGATGCTCAAATTAGTGGATCGCGCCTATCTCATCTACAAAGGCGAAGTCATTTACGAGGGTGAAGCGGATAAATTGGCCAATGACCCCAAAGCCCGGGAAATTTACCTGGGACCCGAATTCAATCTATGA
- the hprK gene encoding HPr(Ser) kinase/phosphatase, whose protein sequence is MQRDLVTVERFYTEQAGPLELKLVAGASGLKRIIREPTVNRPGLVLTGFTRYFANKRVQVIGNAEAFYLKSLTPEERELRYATFFNFKVPCVVFSRDLHPDRQFLKAAEEADVPIFQCPLITMKFINLATLALEMMFAPHGTEMGSMVDILGVGVIIKGESGIGKSESVLALIERGYSLVADDITKVTLVDGREIIGTSAELTRNHMEVRGIGIINVAAMFGVKSIRREKKVDLIVSLKGWNEVPDVDRVGMDEEFVRILDVDIPHITIPVRPGRDLARLIEVAAFQTKLKASGYNPAKELNDRLIAKMAGASKL, encoded by the coding sequence ATGCAACGCGACCTCGTAACAGTCGAGCGGTTTTACACCGAGCAAGCCGGCCCTCTGGAGTTGAAACTCGTGGCTGGCGCCAGCGGTTTGAAACGCATTATTCGTGAACCTACCGTGAACCGTCCCGGATTGGTTCTGACCGGGTTTACCCGTTATTTTGCCAATAAACGCGTTCAAGTGATCGGCAATGCCGAGGCGTTTTATCTCAAATCCCTCACCCCGGAGGAACGGGAACTCCGATACGCCACCTTCTTTAATTTCAAAGTCCCCTGCGTGGTGTTTAGCCGCGACCTGCATCCCGACCGGCAGTTCCTCAAAGCCGCCGAAGAAGCTGATGTTCCCATTTTCCAATGTCCGCTCATCACCATGAAATTCATCAATCTCGCCACTTTGGCTTTGGAGATGATGTTTGCCCCTCATGGAACGGAAATGGGCAGCATGGTGGATATTTTGGGTGTCGGTGTCATCATTAAGGGCGAAAGCGGCATTGGCAAAAGCGAGAGCGTTCTTGCTTTGATCGAACGGGGCTACAGCCTTGTGGCTGACGATATCACCAAGGTCACACTGGTGGACGGTCGTGAAATCATCGGCACCAGTGCCGAACTGACTCGCAACCACATGGAAGTCCGCGGAATTGGTATTATCAATGTCGCTGCCATGTTCGGAGTTAAGAGCATCCGCCGGGAAAAGAAAGTCGACCTCATCGTCAGTTTGAAAGGTTGGAACGAAGTTCCCGATGTGGACCGCGTGGGCATGGATGAAGAATTTGTCCGCATTCTCGATGTGGACATCCCCCACATTACCATTCCCGTCCGGCCAGGCCGGGATCTCGCCCGTTTGATCGAAGTCGCTGCCTTTCAAACCAAGCTCAAAGCTTCCGGCTACAACCCGGCCAAGGAATTAAATGATCGTTTAATTGCCAAGATGGCAGGAGCGAGTAAATTATGA
- a CDS encoding HPr family phosphocarrier protein, producing MSAKKMADGNGIMTKELMVSNKLGIHARPAAMFVKIANRFDCDIFVEKDGEKVNGKSIMGLMMLAAGPGSRLTVHAHGSDASDAIAELESLLHRKFDEE from the coding sequence ATGAGTGCAAAAAAAATGGCAGACGGTAATGGAATCATGACCAAAGAATTAATGGTTTCCAATAAGTTGGGCATTCATGCCCGTCCGGCCGCCATGTTCGTCAAGATTGCCAATCGTTTCGATTGTGACATCTTCGTCGAAAAGGACGGGGAAAAGGTAAATGGCAAAAGCATCATGGGACTGATGATGCTAGCGGCCGGACCTGGCAGCAGATTAACCGTGCATGCTCACGGGAGCGACGCTTCGGACGCGATCGCGGAATTGGAATCCTTGCTTCACCGCAAGTTTGACGAGGAATAA
- the gatC gene encoding Asp-tRNA(Asn)/Glu-tRNA(Gln) amidotransferase subunit GatC, which produces MAGTELDVNYVAKLARIALSPEEEQKLGAQLGNILGYIEKLKELDVTNVEPTAHAVPLINVTRPDEPKPSLSNEDALRNAPAKANGLFLVPKIVE; this is translated from the coding sequence ATGGCTGGTACTGAACTCGACGTTAATTATGTAGCCAAGCTCGCCCGCATCGCTCTTTCCCCCGAGGAAGAGCAGAAGCTTGGGGCGCAGTTGGGCAATATCCTGGGGTATATCGAAAAGCTGAAGGAATTGGATGTCACAAATGTTGAGCCCACTGCTCACGCCGTCCCGCTCATCAATGTGACCCGCCCGGATGAACCTAAGCCTTCCCTCTCCAACGAGGACGCGCTTCGCAATGCCCCAGCCAAGGCGAACGGCCTCTTTTTGGTTCCAAAAATCGTTGAATAA
- a CDS encoding VOC family protein, whose product MIKSIAFFVYPITDMARSRKFYEDTLGLKLDTNFGDKWIEYDIAGGTFAITNMEFGHQPGAKGGAIAFEVDDLDKTVAQLKQKQVPFILDPMETPVCHMAVVADPDGNSVTIHKRKS is encoded by the coding sequence ATGATCAAAAGCATCGCATTTTTTGTTTATCCCATTACCGACATGGCTCGGTCCCGCAAGTTTTATGAGGATACCCTGGGGCTGAAGCTGGACACCAATTTTGGAGATAAGTGGATCGAATACGACATTGCGGGCGGCACCTTTGCGATTACCAACATGGAGTTCGGCCATCAACCCGGCGCGAAGGGCGGAGCGATTGCGTTTGAGGTGGATGATCTGGACAAGACCGTGGCACAGCTGAAACAAAAGCAGGTTCCGTTCATTTTGGATCCAATGGAGACGCCTGTGTGTCACATGGCGGTAGTGGCTGACCCTGATGGTAACAGCGTTACCATCCATAAACGTAAGAGCTGA
- the gatA gene encoding Asp-tRNA(Asn)/Glu-tRNA(Gln) amidotransferase subunit GatA has protein sequence MLNQLTISELTDKLAKKEASAKETVQACLDQIQKVDGQIHAFLSYDVADALAQAEAADKALAAGETHVQRPLLGVPIAIKDVLAVKNHPLNCASKILGKFTSVYDATAIEKLKAAGAVVFGRLNMDEFAMGSSTENSAFGVTRNPWDTTRIPGGSSGGSAASVAADECIASLGTDTGGSIRQPAALCGCVGLKPTYGRISRYGLVAFASSLDQIGPFTKDVRDSATLLEVMSGIDHRDSTSVPQPVPHYHTALNGNIKGLKIGLPKEYMIGGLDPQVNAAVQAAVQQLQKLGAEVVEISLPHTDYAVATYYIIATAEASANLARFDGIRYGARIDGKDPIELYSKTRGAGFGPEVKRRIILGTYVLSSGYYDAYYLRAQKVRTLIRQDFLKAFEKVDAIVTPTTPTAAFKIGEKSDDPLQMYLSDIFTISCNLAGICGLSLPCGFTTSPKLPIGLQLLGKPFGEETILKIAHAYEQSTSWHKEKAPLK, from the coding sequence ATGTTAAACCAACTCACAATTTCCGAACTGACAGACAAGCTGGCAAAAAAAGAAGCGAGCGCCAAAGAAACCGTGCAGGCCTGTCTCGACCAGATTCAAAAAGTCGATGGTCAGATCCACGCCTTCCTCAGCTATGATGTTGCTGATGCCCTCGCCCAAGCCGAAGCCGCTGACAAAGCTCTCGCTGCTGGCGAAACCCACGTGCAACGTCCCCTGCTCGGTGTGCCCATCGCCATCAAGGACGTGCTGGCGGTCAAAAATCATCCACTGAATTGCGCTTCCAAAATTCTTGGCAAATTCACCTCTGTTTATGACGCAACGGCTATCGAAAAGCTTAAGGCCGCCGGGGCGGTCGTCTTCGGCCGCTTGAACATGGATGAGTTCGCCATGGGAAGTTCCACCGAAAACTCAGCTTTCGGCGTCACTCGCAATCCTTGGGATACCACCCGCATTCCCGGCGGTTCTTCCGGTGGTTCTGCGGCGTCGGTCGCAGCCGATGAATGCATCGCTTCGTTGGGCACTGATACCGGCGGTTCGATTCGCCAACCCGCTGCACTCTGCGGTTGTGTTGGTCTGAAACCAACCTACGGACGCATTTCACGCTACGGTCTCGTCGCTTTCGCCTCCTCACTTGACCAAATTGGTCCGTTCACAAAGGACGTGCGTGACTCAGCCACTTTGCTGGAAGTCATGAGCGGTATCGATCATCGCGACTCCACCAGTGTCCCGCAGCCGGTCCCCCACTATCACACGGCCCTCAATGGCAACATCAAGGGCCTGAAGATCGGCCTGCCAAAGGAATACATGATCGGTGGTCTTGATCCCCAGGTGAATGCCGCCGTTCAAGCGGCGGTGCAGCAACTCCAGAAGCTCGGTGCTGAAGTGGTTGAAATCAGCTTGCCTCACACTGATTATGCGGTGGCCACTTACTACATCATCGCCACTGCCGAAGCGAGCGCCAACCTCGCCCGCTTTGATGGCATCCGTTACGGTGCTCGTATCGACGGCAAAGATCCCATCGAGCTCTATTCCAAAACCCGCGGTGCTGGTTTTGGCCCTGAAGTGAAACGCCGCATTATCCTCGGCACCTACGTTCTCAGCAGCGGATATTACGATGCCTATTACCTGCGCGCCCAAAAGGTCCGCACTCTTATTCGCCAGGACTTCCTCAAAGCTTTCGAAAAGGTGGATGCCATTGTCACACCCACCACGCCAACCGCCGCCTTCAAAATCGGAGAAAAATCCGACGATCCCCTGCAGATGTATCTCTCGGACATTTTCACCATCTCCTGCAACCTGGCAGGCATTTGCGGCTTGAGCCTTCCTTGTGGCTTTACCACCAGTCCAAAGCTGCCCATTGGCCTGCAATTGCTCGGCAAACCGTTCGGAGAAGAAACCATTCTCAAAATCGCCCATGCCTATGAGCAATCCACAAGCTGGCACAAAGAGAAGGCGCCGTTAAAGTAA
- the gatB gene encoding Asp-tRNA(Asn)/Glu-tRNA(Gln) amidotransferase subunit GatB has product MEYEAVIGLETHVQLKTKSKMWCGCANEFGASPNTNVCPVCLGMPGVLPVANDEALRLTVLTGYLLNCSIPRYAKFDRKNYFYPDASKNYQITQYDKPSTANGYVEFEFQGGMSRVRITRAHLEEDVGKNFHFDRNSGVDFNRAGVPLLEIVSEPDLTSADMAYDYLNALKDILIYGGVSDCDMEKGMVRCDVNVSVRPKGQKELGAKIEIKNMNSFSGARKALEYEIPRQIEVLTKGGKLTQETRRWDDVAGITETMRSKEQAHDYRYFPEPDLMPFEPAEPWLEEVNKRVVELPLARKTRFMADYELPAPDAETFVNDVPLGDYFEKAVAGAGNRKAVANWVINNLRAKITETQTSLADVKIKPTDIPELVALVDSGKISSKIAQDVFAEMFASGDAPAQIVEKKGLAQVSDTGAIEKFCDEVIAANPKPVEDYKSGKVAALNSLKGQVMKLSKGKANPALVGEILEKKLRG; this is encoded by the coding sequence ATGGAATACGAAGCTGTCATCGGTCTGGAAACACACGTCCAGCTTAAGACGAAATCCAAAATGTGGTGTGGTTGCGCCAACGAATTTGGTGCGTCACCTAACACCAACGTTTGCCCTGTCTGCCTAGGCATGCCTGGCGTTCTGCCGGTTGCAAATGATGAAGCGTTGCGTCTGACGGTTCTAACGGGTTATCTGCTCAATTGCAGCATCCCGCGGTACGCCAAGTTCGATCGCAAGAACTACTTTTATCCCGACGCCTCCAAAAATTATCAAATCACTCAGTACGACAAGCCTTCCACTGCGAATGGCTATGTCGAATTCGAGTTCCAGGGCGGAATGTCACGTGTGCGCATTACCCGCGCGCATCTTGAGGAAGACGTTGGCAAGAATTTCCATTTTGATCGCAACAGCGGCGTCGATTTTAATCGTGCTGGCGTTCCACTCCTCGAAATTGTTTCCGAGCCCGATCTGACCAGCGCCGATATGGCTTATGATTATCTCAATGCTCTTAAGGACATTTTGATTTACGGGGGTGTCAGCGATTGCGATATGGAAAAAGGGATGGTTCGTTGCGACGTCAATGTCAGCGTTCGTCCGAAGGGCCAGAAAGAACTCGGCGCCAAGATCGAAATTAAAAACATGAACAGCTTCAGCGGCGCCCGGAAAGCTCTGGAGTATGAGATTCCCCGCCAAATTGAAGTCCTTACAAAAGGAGGCAAGCTCACACAGGAAACTCGTCGTTGGGATGATGTCGCCGGCATCACTGAAACCATGCGCTCGAAAGAACAGGCTCATGATTACCGCTATTTCCCTGAACCCGATCTGATGCCATTCGAACCGGCTGAGCCTTGGCTGGAAGAAGTCAATAAGCGAGTCGTCGAACTTCCCCTCGCCCGGAAAACCCGCTTTATGGCCGATTACGAACTACCCGCGCCCGATGCGGAAACATTTGTGAACGATGTTCCATTGGGTGACTATTTCGAAAAAGCTGTTGCCGGTGCTGGCAACCGCAAGGCTGTTGCAAACTGGGTGATCAACAATCTGCGCGCAAAAATCACTGAAACCCAAACCTCGCTCGCAGATGTAAAGATCAAGCCGACTGATATCCCTGAGTTGGTGGCGTTGGTGGATAGCGGCAAAATTAGCAGCAAGATCGCCCAGGATGTCTTCGCCGAAATGTTTGCATCCGGCGATGCTCCTGCCCAAATCGTTGAAAAGAAAGGACTGGCCCAGGTCAGTGACACCGGAGCCATTGAGAAATTCTGCGATGAAGTCATTGCGGCCAATCCAAAACCGGTCGAGGATTACAAGAGTGGAAAAGTTGCCGCTCTGAATTCTCTCAAAGGCCAGGTCATGAAGCTGAGCAAAGGCAAGGCAAACCCGGCTCTCGTCGGCGAAATCTTGGAAAAGAAGCTGAGAGGCTGA
- a CDS encoding DUF6036 family nucleotidyltransferase, translating to MNPENLTKEAILKAFQALSDELARLNTKGELCLFGGTVMVLAFSARVATKDVDAIFQPTQILREAAARVAEANQLPLDWLNDGVKDFVSAQHKTIQGNLPQFPNLRLVMPTPEYLLAMKCMASRIDTLQKDGGDVRDIIFLIRHLNLSSAAAVMNIISSYYPPNQIPVKAQYLVESLFEEERI from the coding sequence ATGAATCCCGAAAACCTCACGAAAGAAGCTATCCTGAAGGCGTTTCAAGCTCTCTCCGATGAACTGGCGAGATTGAATACAAAAGGAGAACTTTGCTTATTCGGTGGCACTGTGATGGTATTGGCATTTTCTGCGCGGGTGGCGACCAAGGATGTCGACGCAATCTTTCAACCCACTCAGATTCTTCGAGAAGCTGCAGCCAGGGTTGCAGAAGCTAATCAATTGCCCTTGGATTGGCTAAACGATGGAGTTAAAGACTTCGTTTCTGCCCAACATAAAACTATTCAGGGGAATCTGCCCCAATTCCCAAACTTGCGTCTGGTAATGCCTACACCGGAGTATTTGCTTGCCATGAAATGCATGGCCTCTCGCATCGATACGCTTCAAAAGGATGGCGGGGATGTTCGAGACATAATCTTCCTTATCCGCCATTTGAATCTGAGCAGCGCGGCTGCTGTGATGAACATCATCTCAAGCTACTACCCACCCAACCAAATCCCTGTTAAAGCTCAGTATTTGGTGGAATCCTTGTTCGAGGAGGAGAGAATATGA
- a CDS encoding RidA family protein, with the protein MPSKQIIKPAKSAPAVGPYNHAVRIGDLLFCAGQIPLDPATGNLVAGDIKAQTERVLENVKTILDDQKLTFANVVKSTVFLTNLADFAGMNEIYSKYFTSDFPARSTIQVAALPRAASVEIEVIAHY; encoded by the coding sequence ATGCCCTCAAAACAAATCATTAAACCCGCCAAGTCTGCACCTGCAGTTGGTCCTTACAATCACGCGGTCCGCATCGGCGACCTCCTTTTTTGCGCCGGTCAGATCCCTCTCGATCCAGCCACTGGCAATCTCGTTGCCGGGGACATCAAGGCTCAAACTGAACGCGTCCTCGAAAACGTTAAGACCATTTTGGACGACCAGAAGCTTACCTTTGCGAACGTGGTGAAAAGCACCGTATTCCTGACCAACCTGGCTGATTTCGCTGGAATGAACGAAATTTACTCCAAGTATTTCACCAGCGATTTCCCGGCGCGGTCCACCATCCAGGTCGCCGCCCTGCCCCGCGCTGCCAGCGTGGAAATCGAAGTCATCGCCCACTATTAA